The DNA segment ATATCCGGATCATTCGGCCATTGGTCTACTGCCGTGAGACCCAAACCGGTGCCTTTGCTGTCGAGGCGGGTCTGCCGGTTATTCCCGACAGCTGCCCCGCTTGCTTTACCGCGCCTACCCAGCGAGCATATACAAAACAGCTGCTGGCCAGGGAGGAGAGGCAGAACCGGCATCTGTTTGCCAATATGCTGCACGCCATGAAGCCACTGATGGATGAAACACCGCCATGAAGATCAAATATATATCGATTCCCACTAAAGTCGCCCGCCCGGGGATGCGTATTGGCGAGGTGATGCTGGAGTGTGTGGAGAAAGATGTCCCGGGTATTCCGTATGTGAATGCGGAGGGTAAACTGAGCGGTCGATTCTCCGTCAGACATCTATTCCTGCTCTGCTGTATACCGGAGGATGTGATCCATGGCGCCCATCTGCTCGGTGACGATATCGAACATCTCGATTTTCCCCACATGCGTGCTGACGAACTGATGGAAGAGGCGGTGGATAACTATATTTTTCCCGATGCGATACATCTCTCGGCCAATTTTCAGGCGATCAAGGCCCTGGCGATTATGGAGCAATACAATACCGAATATCTGTTTGTCACCGAGGAGGAGGAGTATCAGGGGGTGGTAACCCGGATGAGTATCGCCAGGGCGGTTGTCACCAAAGAGTGCTGTGTCGAGTAGCCGCCCAAGCATATGCAGACCATAACCCCTGAAATGTGGACTTCCGCCCTGGTGCTGGTGGTCTCATATGTGTTGATCTTTTCAGAGAGGATGCATAGGACAATCGCCGCTATCCTTGGGGCGGTGGTGATGATCGGTGTTGGCATGTGGATGGGTTTCTATACCCAGGAGGCCGCGGTACTGGCGGTTGACGGCAACACGATTCTATTGCTGGCCGCCATGATGATGCTGGTGGCCCTGCTGCGACCTACCGGCGCCTTCGACTACGCCGCCGTGCACATCACCCATTGGGCCAACGGCAATCCCAAGCTGTTGCTGATCTATCTCAGCTTTGCGGTGAGTGTGATCAGTATGATCCTGGACAACGTGACTACCGTGATCGTGTTCGCGCCGCTGACGGTGCTAATCTGTCGTCTGCTGAAGATCAATCCCATGCCCTATCTCATGGCGGAGGCGATGCTATCCAATATCGGCGGCGCCGCCACCCTGGTGGGTGACCCGCCGAACCTGATGATCGGCAGCGCGGCCGATATCAGTTTCAACTCATTTCTGGTGCATATGGGATTGCCGGTTTTGGTGGTATGGGTCGGCACGGTGGGACTGATGTTGTTTCTTTTCCGTGAGCAGCTTGTAGATAGCGGCGAGGATCCCAAGAAACTGGTGGCGACACATGCGATTAAGGATGCACAGGGTCTGAGGAGAGTCCTGTTTGCCCTGTTTATCGTGGTGGTGCTGTTCTTTATCCATCACAATCTGCATCTGTTGCCGGCCTATGCCTCATTTATCGGCCTCACTGTGGCACTCCTGCTGCTGCGTCCCGATATGGAGGAGTTATTCGGCTCGGTGAACTGGTCGGTGCTGTTTTTCTTCGCCGGTTTATTCATCATTGTGGGCGGTGTGGAGTCATCGGGTCTCCTCGATCTATTCGGCCATATGCTGGCAAATCTGGCACAGGATCCCGCCATGCTGATGCTGACCGGGCTGCTGCTGATGTGGGTGGCGGCGATACTCAGTGCGGTGGTCGATAATATTCCCTTTACCGTCACCATGATCCCGATCATTCTCGGGCTCGAGAGCAGTGGAGTGAATATCGCCCCTCTGTGGTGGGCTTTGGCATTGGGGGTCGGTCTGGGAGGCAACGGCACCCATCTTGGTGCTACCGCAAACATTATTGCGGTCAGCGAATCGGAAAAGAGCGGCATGCCCGAGGCCAGAATCTCTCCCATGATTTGGATGCGCACCGGTCTGCCGGTGATGTTTTTCGGCCTTATATTGGCCAGCCTTGTCTATTGGCTCTTCTTCGAGCTGTTCAC comes from the Candidatus Thiodiazotropha sp. CDECU1 genome and includes:
- a CDS encoding ArsB/NhaD family transporter, giving the protein MQTITPEMWTSALVLVVSYVLIFSERMHRTIAAILGAVVMIGVGMWMGFYTQEAAVLAVDGNTILLLAAMMMLVALLRPTGAFDYAAVHITHWANGNPKLLLIYLSFAVSVISMILDNVTTVIVFAPLTVLICRLLKINPMPYLMAEAMLSNIGGAATLVGDPPNLMIGSAADISFNSFLVHMGLPVLVVWVGTVGLMLFLFREQLVDSGEDPKKLVATHAIKDAQGLRRVLFALFIVVVLFFIHHNLHLLPAYASFIGLTVALLLLRPDMEELFGSVNWSVLFFFAGLFIIVGGVESSGLLDLFGHMLANLAQDPAMLMLTGLLLMWVAAILSAVVDNIPFTVTMIPIILGLESSGVNIAPLWWALALGVGLGGNGTHLGATANIIAVSESEKSGMPEARISPMIWMRTGLPVMFFGLILASLVYWLFFELFTTA
- a CDS encoding CBS domain-containing protein; protein product: MKIKYISIPTKVARPGMRIGEVMLECVEKDVPGIPYVNAEGKLSGRFSVRHLFLLCCIPEDVIHGAHLLGDDIEHLDFPHMRADELMEEAVDNYIFPDAIHLSANFQAIKALAIMEQYNTEYLFVTEEEEYQGVVTRMSIARAVVTKECCVE